ACATGATGTGGCTGGACTTCCAGAACATATGATGGTTGAAGATGGCTTAGAATTCTACGGTGATGTAAATTTTATGAAATCCGCAATTAATTTTTCTGATTATATAACAACAGTTAGTCCTAGCTATGCTGATGAGATAAGGACACCATATTTTGGAGAAAAACTAGATGGGCTGTTAAATAAAAAATCAAACAAACTTGAGGGAATATTAAACGGTATAGATTACCATATATATTCTCCAACTACTGATACTCACATATTTGAAAATTACGACATCAACACTACTGAGAAAAAACTTGAAAATAAGCTCAAGCTCCAAAAAATATTAGGGCTTCCTCAGGATAAAGATGTTATGATGATAGGTATGGTTACTAGGCTTGTTTCTCAAAAAGGCTTAGATTTAGTTACTCATGTTATGAGAGAGATACTAGATAAAGATATCCAATTTGTACTGCTTGGTACAGGAGATGAAAAATATCATAGTGTTTTTCATTATTACTCAATGACTTACCCTCAAAAATGTAGCGCTAAATTAGTATTTGACAATACACTTGCTCAGAGGATTTATGCAGGAGCTGATATGCTGCTCATGCCGTCTCAGTTTGAGCCTTGTGGAATAGGTCAGCTTATTGCTCTTAGATATGGAACTTTGCCACTGGTTAGAGAAACTGGAGGACTAAAGGATACTGTAATACCATATGATAAAACTACAGTAAAAGGAAATGGGTTTTCCTTTAGTAACTACAATGCTCATGAGATGCTACACGTATTAGAATATGCCTTGGATGTTTATAAAGATAAGAAAGTATGGAGTCAATTAATTAAAAATGCTATGAACTCTGATTTTAGCTGGGAACACTCAGCTAAGGAATATCTTAGGGTATATGATAGTGTTTTAGAGGAGAAGTAGAATATGTATTTGACAAAAGAACAGGTAAAGAAAGATATCGAAGCTAAAATACTGAGCTTATTTGCAGTGGATATAACGGATGCTACTGGTCAGCAGGTATTTGTAGCACTAGGCAATCTTATAAGAGATTACTGTGCAAGAGGCTGGGTTGATACAAATAAAACTTATGAAAAATATAAAGAAAAACAGGTATATTATTTTTCTATAGAGTTTTTGCTGGGGAAAATGCTCAAAGCAAATCTATTGAATTTAGGGATATTAGATGTCTGTGATGATGCGATTTCTGAGATGGGCTTTGATTTAGATGAAATTCAAAGCTACGAACCAGAACCTGGGCTTGGCAATGGTGGACTTGGAAGATTAGCAGCTTGCTTTTTAGACTCAATGGCAGCTCTAGCAATCCCAGGACATGGTTGTGGGATTAGATATAAATATGGACTTTTTGAGCAGAAATTTATAGATGGATATCAAGTTGAAGTTCCTGAAAATTGGCTTAGAGAAGGTAATGTATGGGAAGTAAGAAAACCAGACAAAGCGGTTCTAGTTAAATTTAAGGGCGAGCTTGATATAAAAGAAGAAGAAGGAAAATTTAAAGTAACTCATAAAAATTATGAACCTGTTCTTGCAGTTCCATATGATACTCCAGTTATTGGATTTGATAATAATACGGTAAACAATCTTAGATTATTTAGTGCTGAAATGCCATCAGACGATTTTGACCTTGCTCAGATTAGTCATGGAGATTATAAAAAAGCACTAGACTATAAGTACTCTGTTGAGTCTATATCACAGGTATTATATCCAGATGATTCTAGCGAAGAAGGTAAGACTCTAAGACTAAAACAGGAGTACTTTATGGTATCAGCTGGGGTGCAGAGCATAATACGAAGATATAAGAAGTTGAATTTACCAATAGAAGAGTTTAATGAAAAGGTGTCTATTCATATAAATGATACTCATCCTGCCCTTTGTATACCAGAGCTTATGCGTATACTTTTAGACGAATATTATTTGTCTTGGGATAAAGCATGGGAAATCACTACTTTGACTATGTCATACACTAATCACACAATACTTAGCGAGGCTTTAGAAACATGGTCATCTGATTTAATGAGAAATTTACTTCCGAGAATTTATATGATAATAGAAGAAATTAACAGAAGATTTTGCGAGCAGCTCATAAAACTAAACCCAGATAACCAAGATAAAATTAACGCTATGGCAATTATAGCTCATTCTACTGTTAGAATGGCAAATCTTGCCATAGTTGGAAGTCATAGTACAAATGGAGTAGCAAAGCTTCATACTGAAATCTTGAAAAATAGAGAGCTAAATAATTTCTATCAGATGTATCCTGCTAGATTTAATAATAAAACCAATGGGATAACTCATAGAAGATGGCTTATGCTTGCAAATCCAAATCTTAGTAATCTAGTGACGGAAACTATAGGTGATATATGGAAGAGAGTTCCTACAGATTTGATTAAGCTTAAAGAATATAATGAAGACTCAGCTTTTTTATCAAAAATAGAGCAGATAAAGTATGATAATAAAGTTAAGCTAGCGGATGTGATTCTTAAAAATAATGAAATTATTGTAGATCCAAGTTCGATATTTGATGTCCAAGTTAAACGTCTTCATGCATATAAAAGGCAGCTGATGAATGCTCTTCACATACTTCATCTATACCATAGAATAATTGAAGATTCTAGCTATGACATGCATCCTAGGACATTTATATTTGGAGCTAAAGCAGCTCCAGGATATTATCTAGCAAAAAAAATTATTAAGTTTATAAACTCTATAGCAGATATGATAAATAATGACCCAAGAGTCAAGGGAAAATTAAAGATAGTATTCATGGAGAACTACTCTGTTACTCTAGCTCAAAGTATAATTCCTGCTGCAGATGTAAGTGAGCAGATTTCTACTGCTTCAAAAGAAGCTTCTGGAACAGGAAATATGAAATTTATGATGAATGGAGCAGTTACTTTAGCAACTATGGATGGAGCTAATGTAGAAATATTTAATGAAGTGGGAAATGATAATATAGTTATTTTTGGACTTACGGCCAAAGAGGTTTTATCTCATGAGATGAACAATGATTATAAATCTGTAGATATATATCATAGAGACCATGCTCTACGAAGGGTAATTGATGATCTAATCAATGGATTTATTCCAGGCTTTAGTGTGGATGATGGCTTAGATATATATCACCATCTTATAACACACAATGATTCTTTTTTTGTATTAAGAGATTTCAAGGAATACTCGCTAGCTCACCAGAAAATAGATTCTCTTTATAAGAAAAAAGATACCTGGAATAAAATGTGTGTAGATAACATAGCTTCATCAGGTCAATTTACAAGTGATAGAACAATAACCTCATATGCTAACGGTATTTGGAGCACTAGAATAGGTGAACATTTCTAGGAGGGAGTGAATGATATGAAGCCTGCCTCTGACATAGGACTTTATTTTGATTCATGGGACGAAACTTTTAAAAAACCTTTTGGAGCAATTGAAAGAAATTCAAAAGTAGATTTTAAAATATCCTTCGAACCTACAATTTCGAGTAAAATAAATAGAATAGACATGGAACTTTTCTATGAAGATAAGAAAATGTTTATAGAAATGAACTATGACAGTGAGTTTTATTATATAAGCTGGAAGTTTGAACATATAGGGCTTTATTTTTATAGATTTGTAATTTATATAGACCACCATAGATACTTTCTTGGACCAGAGTATTTAGCGACTGGAGGGCTAGCGTTAATTTATGAAGATGAAAAGGCTCCATCATACCAGCTTACTGTTCATGGAAAAATAGAAAAGGTCCCAGAATTTTATAGTGAAGGGACTGTTTATCAGATTTTTGTAGATAGATTTTCAAATGGAAATGAAAACGGCCAGCTATTAGATATAAAGCCAAATAGCTATATATATTCATCTTGGGAGGACACACCTTCCTACATAAAAGGACCAAATGGAGAGATACTAAGATGGGATTTTTATGGAGGAAATCTAAAAGGAGTAATAGATAAGCTGGATTATCTGAAGCAGCTTGGTGTAACTTGTATTTATCTGAATCCAATTTTTTTAGCAAGAAGTTGCCACAAATATGATACAGCAGATTATTCAAAAATTGATTCCATGTTTGGAGATGAAGAGCTTTTTAAAGAGCTAATAGAAAAAGCTAAAAATAAGAATATATATATTATTTTAGATGGAGTATTTAGTCATACGGGTAGTGATAGTATTTATTTTAATAAGTACAATAGTTTTTCTAGTGTAGGAGCTTATCAATCCAAAGAATCTAAGTACTTCAGCTGGTTTAAATTTAAAAATCATCCAGAAAGCTATGATTCGTGGTGGGGGATAGGTGATTTGCCAAATGTAAATGAAATGGAGCCCTCGTATCTTGAGTTTATAACAGGTGAAGAAGGAATAGTAGCCAAGTGGATGAAAATGGGAATTAAGGGTTTCAGACTAGATGTAGCAGATGAACTTCCAGAGGAATTTATTAAGATTCTTAGAAAAAGAATGAAATCAATAGACAAGGATAGTGTACTTTTAGGTGAAGTTTGGGAAGATGCAACAAATAAAATATCATATGGAGAAAGAAGACAGTACATGCTAGGAGAGTCACTAGATTCTGTAACTGCATATCCATATAGAAGAACTTTGTTTAATTTTATAAACAGAGAAATAAGTGCTCAGACATTTTATAATATTTGTACTATGTTCAAAGAAAACTATCCTAAGGAATACTACAAGTCAGCTCTAAAAATGATAGGAAGCCATGATGTTCAAAGGGCAATGACTGAGCTTGGAAGTGAAAAGAAATTTTTACTTGCAGTTACAATGCAGCTACTTTTTTTAGGTCCTGTTCTTATTTATTATGGAGATGAAGTTGGGCTCACTGGTGGAAAAGACCCTGAAAACAGAGCCACCTATCCATGGGATTCATATGAGCACCTAGGGTTTAAATATGAATACAAAACCAATCCTAGAAAAAATCTTAATGTTTTTAACCATTATAAAAAAATTCTTGAAATTAGAAAAAACGAGTCTGTCATAAAAAAAGGTAATGTTAGCTATTTGGTTCTTTCGAATAGATCAATAGCGTATAGAAGATTTGATGATAAAAACGAAATCTTTGTGATTGCAAACAGCTCGGAGCTTTCAGAGGAAGTTATTATCGAGACAAATTCTAAAAAATATGTTGATTTATTAACAGGTGAAGAACTTTTTGTAACTGGGGATAGATTAGAGCTTATTATCGAGGGAGAATCTTCAAGAATTATAAAAAGAATGCAATAAAAATTAGGCATATAATAACCCATTAGGGTAACTTAACTTTGGATTTATTAACAATAAAAAGGCACTAAATAGGAAACTATTAGTGCCTTTAAGTCTTATTTATGTTATAATATAAAGTCATGATAATAGAAGGAGAAAAATATAATATGAGAACATTTTACGATTTAGGTATTAATACAGATAATATAGATAAACTGAGAAATATGTATATTACTAAACCAACAAAAATTCAAGAACAGGCTATTCCTCTTATTCTTAAGGGAAAGGATATAATTGGAAAAGCGCAAACAGGAACAGGAAAAACCTTGGCATTTGTGTTACCTTTAATTCAAATGCTAGATGAAAATATATCTATACCTCAAGTACTTATATTAACACCTACAAGAGAATTGGCACTTCAGATTACTACTGTTGTTGAAGAATTGCTTAAGGACTCGGCTTTTGATGTGGTATCAGTTTATGGAGGCCATGATGTTGAAAAGCAAAAGAACCAATTAAAAAACAATGCACAATTTGTAGTAGGTACGCCAGGTAGAATTTTGGATCACATAAGAGAAGGCAGCATAAACTTCAAAAATCTAAAGCATGTAGTAATAGATGAAGCTGACCAGATGATGGCATTTGGATTTATGGAGGATCTTGATTTACTTTTTGATAAGACTCCACAAAAAATTCAAAAGATGATTTTCTCTGCTACTATTCCTGATATGATAAGAAAGCTAGCAAGAAAAATAATGAATAATGCTATTAATATAGATATAGACCCAGAGAGCGTAGTAATTGACAATATAAGACAAGTTGTAGTCAGAACAACGGAAGAAAGAAGACTTCAATCATTAGAAATGGCATTAAAAGAATTTAAACCATTTATGGCTATGATATTTTGTAAATCAAAAGAAAGAGCCAATGAACTTTATGACAATATGGTAAATCTTAGATACGATGTAGAAATCTTACATGGAGATTTTTCGCAAAACAAGCGTGAAAATATAATGAAACGATTTAGAGAACTGAAATTTCCTTTTCTTGTAACTACAGATATTTCAGCTAGAGGAATGGATATAGATGGAATAACTCATGTATTCAATTACGATATTCCAAGACAAATAGAATACTATATTCATAGAGTAGGAAGAACAGGTAGAGCAGGAGAAAAGGGGATTGCAGTTTCATTTGTAGCTGATAAAGAAGTAGAGCAAATGAAAAAAATTCAAAAGACAGTTGGAATTTCTATTCCTGAAGTATATGATAGAAGTTCTGATGAAAGAAAAAGAATGAATATAGAAACCTTATTAGAGGGAAAAGTTAAAACTAAAGAAGTTAGATATAGAAAAACTACTAAATCTAAGCCTTCATTAGTAAATGCAAGAAAAAGCGGGAAAAAAAGAACAAACCCAAGAAAAGGCTCATCTAAATAAAAAGTATTAGGTTACAAATAAGAATTTAGCCTAATTAAGCAATGTAGATTGCTAGTTGGTTCTAGAAGCCTTATTATATAAAACAATAAAAATCTCGATAACCAAATAAGGGCTATCGAGATTTTTTAGTTATTACGAATCTAACATGATTTCTTGGATTCATTAGAAATATTTAATTGCAAAATTTTGAAGCTTCTATTGCTTTTGAACTTCTGCATACTCATTTATTATGAGTGCTAAATTATCAGCCAATCCTACAAACTCACATCCGTAGTTATAGCCATCTTCTATATCTGTTTTTCTAACTATTCGAAGAACTGTCAAAAAATGTCTGTTTTCATCAAAAGAAATTTCAGCATCGAAATAAAAATCGATAGGCAAATCTGCTTTTGAGTAAAAACCAACACCTCTAGGAGATATATCGTAAACAGTTATTTCAGCATCCAAATTCTCAATTTTAGTATTGTTTTGTTTGAAAAGGGAATCTACTACTAAACTTACTTTAAATGGTATACGATTATGTTTTCTTCTATCTTCCATCTTTTTCACCCCTTACTAAAGACAATTGAATTGATATTAATTATAACCAAAATTGAATTTATATCAAGTATTAATTTTTATAGTATATTTTTACCCTTTTTTTACCTAAATAAAAACCCAAGGTGATATAATATAAGTCATAATTTAACATTAAATTAGCGATTAATTGTTAAAGCATAGAATTGAAGGAGTTTTTGTATGAAAAATAAATTAGATAAAAACCTCAGAGGAATGCTTTTCTTAGGACTTACCCTTGTTATGGCATCTTCGTTTACTCAAAAAATTTATTCCTTAGGAGTGAAGGAAAAAACAAGAGAATCAGTTGCACAAGCCTTGTCTATTGCTGGAGAGAAGATTGGATATAGAAGAATAAATTTAGATCCTAGATTAGTAGCACTTACTGGAGAAGAATTGAAATATGTAAATCTCAATATAGATATTGCTCTAAAAACTATAATAAAACCAGAACATACAGATAGAGAAAAATTAAAAGTAATTTATGATTATGTAGTAGAAAACTTAACTTATGATTATTCTACGGTTAACAATTCTGCATATCAGGCATTAAAGCAAAGAAGAACCATGTGCGCGGGCTATTCTCAGTTGTTTTATTTGATGAGTAAAAGAGCTGGATTTGATGTAAGCTATGTAATTGGAGAAGCGGGGAACGATTTACACATTTGGAATAAAATTAAGCTAGGTGAGGACAATTACTATATAGATACAACATGGGCGAGTAAGGATATAGCTAAAAGATACGAGTATTTTTTAATAGATGCAAATAGCCTTTCAAAAACTCACACATGGAAGTAAAGCATATAGACAATGAGGTAGTAGGTGGATAAATACAAATTTTAAAGAAAATAAAAAATAAATAGTATATATTAATTAAATATAGTATATATTATATATTCAAAAATATCTGAGCTTAGTGTATACTATATTATAAAATTATAGATGAAAGTAGGAATGACTATGGTGTTGGAATGTAAACTAAAAAACAACAATCATATCACAGTGTTATTAGAAAGAGTTAACATAGATAAGTCATTAGAGAGCTTGCTTTTAGAAGAGCTTGATATAAAAAAAGGAATGCTTATTTTTAACTCGGATTCTGCGGATAATCTTGGATATAATGAGATAGGCTTCAAAAATCCACCTATAGAAATAAGATTCATAGACAAAAAAATTGAAATAGTTGCACTTAATTATAAGGGCATGCATAAAATGGAGTTTCTATTTAACCAAATCAGCTCAAAATTTTCTTTTTTTACATTAGAAAGAAAAAAGCATAAAATTAGTTTTATTTTTCCAATAGAAATTCAAGATGATTACAAGGAAAAAAATAAAATAGCAAGAGAGATTTTAGCTTATATCAATAGCTTAATAACGCTAGATGAATGTCCTTTTTTCAGCCTATATGGGGTAGTTGAAAACCAAATACCTATTTACAGAGGAAAGATTGAATCTAAATTTGAATTAAATGATCATATGTACAATATGATTGCCTATATCCCAGATGAAATATATATATGCAACTCGCTTACAAAAGAAGTTGTTAGAATCAGCTATGAAATTAAACTAAAAGAAGTTTGTCATATAGATGTTCCTATGTATATAGAGGACTATAGCTTACCAGAGGTTATAAGCAAGCAGGATTTAGTAACAAAAGCAGTTTATAAGAGCTCAAATATTTTTAATACTTTGCTAAATAATGAAAAAATAGATGGATGCTTTATAATAAACACGGGTAGAGGAGTAATAACTGGAACATCTGACTACACTTATTTAAATACATTTTCTTTAAAAAGAACATAATTATAATCAAAACAGGAGGACATAATGAAAAATCAAGGCTTAATTCACGTTTATACTGGAGATGGAAAAGGTAAGACTACTGCATCTGTTGGACTAGGTATGAGGGCGGCAGGCAGAGATTTCAAAGTTGTTATGGTTCAGTTCTTAAAATCTTCTGATACAGGGGAGCTTAAAGTTATAGAAAAGCTTGATAATTTTGAGGTTCATAGATTTGAAAGACCAAGAGGATTTTTTTGGACTCTAAATGATAAAGAAAAGCTTGAGCTTCAAGAAGATATTGATAAAGCAATGCAGTTTGTAAAGGATAGATTGGAATCAGGAGATTGCGATTTATTGATTTTAGATGAAGTTATGGGAAGCATAAAAAACAAGCTGATAGATGTTGATAAGCTAGTAAGTATGCTAAAAAATAGAAAGCCTCATATGGAAGTTGTACTTACAGGAAGAAATGTTCCAGCTGAAATTGTTGAGATTGCAGATTACGTTTCAGAAATAAATCCAATCAAGCATCCTTTTGAAAAAGGAATTCCAGCGAGAAGAGGAATAGAGGATTAATAAAAAATTTCAAATTTAGATTTAAATTACAAAACAAGGACTATAGGGAAACGAATTTTATTTCCTTATAGTCCTTAATTATATTTTGAAAATAGCAAAGCTTAAGTTATATTTATTTACACATACCGTCAAGTAATATATCAAGATGTTTTTTCAAAGAAACTGCATTTTCTATATTTAAATTTGTTGAGCATATGATTTTATCAGGTATATCAATAACTTCTTTTTTTAAATCCAGCCCTTTTTTTGTCAAAGAAACGATTATTAGTCTTTCATCATCGCTTGAGCGTACTCTCTCAATTAAATTCATGGCTTCTAGCTTCTTTAGCAAAGGAGTCAAGGTACCAGAATCTAAAAATAATCTTTGTCCTAATTCCTTAACAGAAATATCACTTTTTTCCCAAAGAGCAAGCAAGGTTATATATTGAGTGTAAGTCAATCCTAGTGGGTCCAGAAAAGGTTTGTATTGCTTTATTATTTCTTTGGATGCCACATATACTGCGAAGCATAGTTGATTATCTAGCTTTAATTTATCTTCAGGTTTCATAGTAATTTTCCTTTTTTATTATAATAAATTTTCTATAGTGGAAACCATATCCATAGGCTCTGTAGCAGGTTCAAATCTATTAACTACATTACCTTCTTTATCGATGATAAACTTTGTAAAGTTCCATTTTACAGCATCGCCTACAGCAAATTCAGGGAACTTATCTTTTAGCATAGCATCTAGCATTTTGTTTGTAGGATTTGACATATCAAAACCTTTAAATGGAGCTTCAGACACTAAATATTTAAATAATGGATGAGCAAATTTCCCATTTACATCTGTTTTTTCGAATAGTGGAAAGTTAACACCGTAGTTAAGAGAACAAAAAGATTTTGTTTCTTGGTTTGTTCCAGGTTCTTGATCCATAAATTGATTACATGGGAAACCTAAAATCTCTACCCCTTTGTCCTTGTAATTATCATATAGCTTTTGCAAATCCTCGTATTGGGGAGTAAAGCCACATTTGCTAGCCGTGTTTACAACTATAAGTACCTTACCTTTATAATCTTGAAGAGAAACTAAATTACCATCGATATCCTTAGCAGTAAAATCATAAATGTTCATAATAAATAACCTCCTAAATTAAATATAAATTGTTTACAATTAAATTGTACACAATTTATATTTAATAGTCAAGTAGAAATTATAATAAAGTGGTAATTTGGTCAGGAGTGAAAGAATAAATTACATCCTTTCTTTCTATTATAATTTCAGCTCTTTTTCTTAAGCCTTCATCATTTTTTATATCGTTTAGTAGCTCTTTAGCTGGATTTATAGCAATAGGATAGCCTACGCGCTTTAGCATTGAAAAATCTCCATGAGTATCACCATAAGCATAGGACTTAGAAAGGTCTAAATCATGTTTTTCAACAAAATAATCAATAGCTTTGTCTTTGCTTTTTGAGTCCCACATAGGAACTATTCTGCCAGTGAAAATATCATCCTTAAATATATACTCAGTAGCTTTGTATTCAGTTACATTGTATTTTTTTGCCATTCGTTTAACCAAGTAATCAGGGCTTCCGGAAATAAATATTACGGTATGACCACTTTCTTTATGCCACTTTATTCTTGAACGAGTGTATCTATATACTCGTTCTGATTTCTGGTCTATTACATTTTGACTTGTAAACTCAATACTTTCTCTAGGCACTCCAGTAAGAGTATCTATATAAACTCCAGCTAGCTCAAGAAGATAATCATCATAATTACCCTGACGCTTATCCCAGTCATTGAAAGCTTCCTTTGCGTGAGCATGCCACATTAGAGGATCTATGATATCGTATTTAATCAATTTCTTAAAATGCTCCGTCATTAGAGAATCCCTGTAAAAAGTACCATCTATATCAAAAAAAGCTGCAATTTTTTTCATGCAAGCACCTCCAGAATTATAATCACTTGGCTGTTTTTAATAGTATAATAGATATATGGGTATAAAACAAAAAGTATATAAAACTACTAAAAACTATTATACTAAGTATACCTTTAAAATGGAGGACTAAACCAATGAAATTTGAATTTGCAAAGATAACCAAGTCACGCCTAATGGGGAGTCTTGGGTTACATATAAAATGGCAGGATGAAAAAGAAACACTAAATCAATTCTTCTTATTGGATGCTGAAGAAGATGGAATAGCTGATTATGTAGGACTTCGTAATGCTAGTCTAAAGGATATATTTATTGAAGAAAATAGACTTATGGGTGGTCTGGGCTCTAGTATAATAAGAATAACAAAAAAAGAAGCGCTTAACTTACTGTATGAATATGCAAGAATTAATATTAAAAGCTCGCTGTCTTTTCCAGGAGATTTTTTAGAATATGAATATTTATTAAAAAGAGATACTACTGTGGACGAAGAAAAACTTTTTTTCAAAACCTGCGTAGCTATATCGGAGCCTATAGAGTTTATTAATTATATGACTATGAGACTAGTAGCTAAAGATAGCAAAGCTCTAAGATATTTTTCGTCTGAAAAAAAACCTCTTTATCCTGAGGTATCCTCAAAGGGAGCCGTGCTTTTAAAAAATACTGTTAGCAAAATGAATGATAATAGATACTACTCAAATGCGATAATTGAAGATGCTACAGGCTACTATAAGCTTAAGCTCGGATTTACTATAATAGATGAAAATCCATTTAAGCTTAGGTCCATATTAGCAGGAGAAAAACAGCTAGTTGACAGTGAAAGTGTTAGAAAAGAGATAAGTAGACCTGAGTATATAGCTCACTATAAAATTCAAGATGAAGAGCTAGTGCATAATTTAAAAAAGGCATATCCAACCTTATACAAAGTGCCTTTTGACAAAGGGGATATGTACACAAAGTTTAAGCCTCATAATGACCATGTTAAGGAAGAAGAATATAATATAAGCGACGATTTAGAGGCTGTTTTTTTTACGACAGAAAGCGAGCTTGTCTTTGCAGCACTTGATTCTAAAACGTATAAAGTTGGATTTAAGGTTTTAGAAACTATAGGTGGCTTAAGCTTAGTAAACGAATTTGTTTTTCCTTATCCAGTAATATATGATTATGCTGAATCAAAAGAGAGCAGGTTTTCAGAATTTTTGGCATCGATTTAGCAGAGGTTTAATGCAAATCCATTGCAATAACTTGTATCTAAGCTTATAAAAATTCATTATATGATTGATTCTAGTTTTTCTTTATGGTATTATAAATGAGTAAATAAAATAATACGATGTTCAGGTGCTAGATAGCTTAATAGGGAAATGAGGTATTCCTCTGCAGCCCCCGCTACTGTAAAAGATGACGATTTCGTTGATGCCACTGCTTTTTTTAAAAGTGGGAAGGTACGAAAGAGGTTGATTCTTAGCCAGGAGACCTGCCTGTACATGCATGATACTTTCGGGGAGGAAGGATTCACACATATCTAGTTTTAAATTTAATTTACTTAGATATAGCATTAATTAGTAAATGAAAATTAAGTAAAGATATAATGTTGAACCAGGCCTTAGGTCTGGTTTTTTTATTGTAAATATAGCAGAACATACATGAGATATGAGCGATTTATATTGCTCTAATAGATTGAAATTTTGTGAAATTGGGAGGAAATTATGGATAGGATTATGATAGCTGCAACTCATAGTGGAGCAGGAAAAACTACAATCACAAGTGGATTGATGCGTGCGCTTAAGGATAAAGGTCTAAAAGTTCAGCCATATAAAGTAGGACCAGATTATATTGATACAAGCTACCATAAACAGGCCTCTGGATTAGATTCACATAATATAGACGAATTCATACTTCCAAAAGATGAAATAAGAAATATTTTTGCAGCCTATGCAAAGACATCGGATATATCAATAATAGAAGGAGTAATGGGCGTATATGATGGCTATCAATCAGA
This is a stretch of genomic DNA from Acetoanaerobium sticklandii. It encodes these proteins:
- a CDS encoding glycoside hydrolase family 13 protein — translated: MKPASDIGLYFDSWDETFKKPFGAIERNSKVDFKISFEPTISSKINRIDMELFYEDKKMFIEMNYDSEFYYISWKFEHIGLYFYRFVIYIDHHRYFLGPEYLATGGLALIYEDEKAPSYQLTVHGKIEKVPEFYSEGTVYQIFVDRFSNGNENGQLLDIKPNSYIYSSWEDTPSYIKGPNGEILRWDFYGGNLKGVIDKLDYLKQLGVTCIYLNPIFLARSCHKYDTADYSKIDSMFGDEELFKELIEKAKNKNIYIILDGVFSHTGSDSIYFNKYNSFSSVGAYQSKESKYFSWFKFKNHPESYDSWWGIGDLPNVNEMEPSYLEFITGEEGIVAKWMKMGIKGFRLDVADELPEEFIKILRKRMKSIDKDSVLLGEVWEDATNKISYGERRQYMLGESLDSVTAYPYRRTLFNFINREISAQTFYNICTMFKENYPKEYYKSALKMIGSHDVQRAMTELGSEKKFLLAVTMQLLFLGPVLIYYGDEVGLTGGKDPENRATYPWDSYEHLGFKYEYKTNPRKNLNVFNHYKKILEIRKNESVIKKGNVSYLVLSNRSIAYRRFDDKNEIFVIANSSELSEEVIIETNSKKYVDLLTGEELFVTGDRLELIIEGESSRIIKRMQ
- a CDS encoding glycogen/starch/alpha-glucan phosphorylase; this encodes MYLTKEQVKKDIEAKILSLFAVDITDATGQQVFVALGNLIRDYCARGWVDTNKTYEKYKEKQVYYFSIEFLLGKMLKANLLNLGILDVCDDAISEMGFDLDEIQSYEPEPGLGNGGLGRLAACFLDSMAALAIPGHGCGIRYKYGLFEQKFIDGYQVEVPENWLREGNVWEVRKPDKAVLVKFKGELDIKEEEGKFKVTHKNYEPVLAVPYDTPVIGFDNNTVNNLRLFSAEMPSDDFDLAQISHGDYKKALDYKYSVESISQVLYPDDSSEEGKTLRLKQEYFMVSAGVQSIIRRYKKLNLPIEEFNEKVSIHINDTHPALCIPELMRILLDEYYLSWDKAWEITTLTMSYTNHTILSEALETWSSDLMRNLLPRIYMIIEEINRRFCEQLIKLNPDNQDKINAMAIIAHSTVRMANLAIVGSHSTNGVAKLHTEILKNRELNNFYQMYPARFNNKTNGITHRRWLMLANPNLSNLVTETIGDIWKRVPTDLIKLKEYNEDSAFLSKIEQIKYDNKVKLADVILKNNEIIVDPSSIFDVQVKRLHAYKRQLMNALHILHLYHRIIEDSSYDMHPRTFIFGAKAAPGYYLAKKIIKFINSIADMINNDPRVKGKLKIVFMENYSVTLAQSIIPAADVSEQISTASKEASGTGNMKFMMNGAVTLATMDGANVEIFNEVGNDNIVIFGLTAKEVLSHEMNNDYKSVDIYHRDHALRRVIDDLINGFIPGFSVDDGLDIYHHLITHNDSFFVLRDFKEYSLAHQKIDSLYKKKDTWNKMCVDNIASSGQFTSDRTITSYANGIWSTRIGEHF
- a CDS encoding DEAD/DEAH box helicase — protein: MRTFYDLGINTDNIDKLRNMYITKPTKIQEQAIPLILKGKDIIGKAQTGTGKTLAFVLPLIQMLDENISIPQVLILTPTRELALQITTVVEELLKDSAFDVVSVYGGHDVEKQKNQLKNNAQFVVGTPGRILDHIREGSINFKNLKHVVIDEADQMMAFGFMEDLDLLFDKTPQKIQKMIFSATIPDMIRKLARKIMNNAINIDIDPESVVIDNIRQVVVRTTEERRLQSLEMALKEFKPFMAMIFCKSKERANELYDNMVNLRYDVEILHGDFSQNKRENIMKRFRELKFPFLVTTDISARGMDIDGITHVFNYDIPRQIEYYIHRVGRTGRAGEKGIAVSFVADKEVEQMKKIQKTVGISIPEVYDRSSDERKRMNIETLLEGKVKTKEVRYRKTTKSKPSLVNARKSGKKRTNPRKGSSK
- the glgA gene encoding glycogen synthase GlgA gives rise to the protein MKVLFVSAESYPFIKTGGLGDVAFALPKALKSLGVDVRIMLPKYLQIPEFYKDKMEQVDVFSVPVGWRNQYCGVQHLEFEGLDFYFVDNEYYFKRENAYGYFDDAERFSFFSRATVEFVKRMNFIPDIIHLNDWHTALIPAYLKMENYQHLGKTNIKTVFTIHNLQYQGVFSKEVLHDVAGLPEHMMVEDGLEFYGDVNFMKSAINFSDYITTVSPSYADEIRTPYFGEKLDGLLNKKSNKLEGILNGIDYHIYSPTTDTHIFENYDINTTEKKLENKLKLQKILGLPQDKDVMMIGMVTRLVSQKGLDLVTHVMREILDKDIQFVLLGTGDEKYHSVFHYYSMTYPQKCSAKLVFDNTLAQRIYAGADMLLMPSQFEPCGIGQLIALRYGTLPLVRETGGLKDTVIPYDKTTVKGNGFSFSNYNAHEMLHVLEYALDVYKDKKVWSQLIKNAMNSDFSWEHSAKEYLRVYDSVLEEK